In Pseudomonas sp. Q1-7, the genomic window GGCGTTCTGCAGGATCAGGTCGAAGTCCCAGTTGGCCAGCACGCTGGTCAGGCAGAGCAGCAGGCCGCTGAGCAGGCAGCCGCATTGCCATGCCAGCCACGAGGGTCGCCGCACTCCCTTTGCTGCCCATCGTTGCCGCATTGGCCATCTCTCCGCCCGGAATGCTCAGAGTCTAGGCGGGCAACCGGCGGTTTGCCGAGTGGGCGTCAGTGAGGACGCAGGGTTTTCTGGCGCAGGATATAGATGCTCACCAGCACGGCGCTGGTGAGCATGAAGCCACGGGCCCAGGGCAGCGGCACGAGGATGCAGGAGAGGGTGATGCTGCCCCACATCAGCGCCAGGGCGTAGACCTTGCCCTTGAGCGGGATGCCCTGGCCTTCCAGGTAGTCGCGGATCCAGGGGCCGAGCCGGGGATGTTCCACCAGCCACAGATAGAAACGCCGCGAACTGCGCACGAAGCAGGCCGCGGCGAGCAGCAGGAAGGGGGTGGTCGGCAGCACCGGCACGAAGATGCCGATCACGCCCAGGGCGACGCTGAGCCAGCCGACGACCAGGAGGATCATGCGCAGCGCCGGGTGGCGCTGCTGCTGGATATCGCCGTGGGCCATACGCCCGCCTTAGTGGTGGCGGGGCTTGAGCAGGGCGGGCTTTTCTTCCGGGGCGTTGCACAGCAGGAAGAGGGCGGTCAGCAGTTCGGGGATCTGCTCGACCATCTCGTCCACCAGGCTGCGGTCCCGGGCGATGTCGGCGAACTCGGGCTGTTCGTCGAACAGGCCGGAGCCCACCATGATCGGCAGCAGCAGCTCGCTGACTTCATCCTCGGCACTCTCGAACCAGACCTCCTCGCGGAGGAACACCCCTTCCATGAAGCCGATGCACCAGCCGCGCAGGTCGGAGTCGTCCGGGTCCTCGCCCAGGTCCAGGTCGCAGGGCAGCTCGGGGTCCTCGTCGCTGGCCAGTTGGCGGGCGATGTGGGCCTTGAGGTCCAGCAGGGCGGTTTCGATCTCGGCGCGCTCGGCGTCGCTGCGGTAGTGCGGCGGCTCGGCGAACAGGGCGTCGATCCATTCGCGCTCGGGCACCTGCTCCGGGCAGATCGACAGGGCGGTCAGGTAGCCGTGGGTGGCCACATAGTCCAGAGCCTCCTCGTGCAGGTCATCGGCATCGAGAAAGGCTTGCAGGCGGGACAGTTGCTCAGCGAAGGACATCGTGGGACTACCTTGAGGAATAAACGACGCTGAATTCTAGTCGAGTGCGAGGTTTGCGGCAAAAGCCATGGGCGATGGGCGTGGCCATCTTGCCGTTACGGCTGACGTATAATGCGCGGCTTGTTCCGGAGACCCCCATGCTCGACCAGGCACTGCGCATCCTCAAAGACGTATTCGGCTACGACGCTTTCCGCGGCAACCAGGCCGCGATCATCGAACGCGTGGCCAGGGGAGGCGATGCCCTGGTGCTGATGCCCACCGGCGGCGGCAAGTCCCTCTGCTATCAGGTTCCGGCGCTGCTGCGCGAGGGCCTGACCGTGGTCGTGTCGCCGCTGATCGCGCTGATGGAGGACCAGGTCGCCACCCTGGACGAACTGGGCGTGCCGGCCGTGGCGCTGAACTCCACGCTGTCCGCCGAGGCTCAGCGGGATATCGCCGACCGCCTGCGCCGTGGCGAGATCAAGCTGCTCTACCTCGCCCCGGAGCGTTTGGTGCAACCGCGCATGCTGGCCTTCCTGCAGCGCCTGCCGATCGGCCTGTTCGCCATCGACGAAGCCCACTGCGTGTCCCAATGGGGACACGATTTCCGGCCGGAATACCTGCAATTGGGCCAATTGGCCGAGTTGTTCCCCAATGTGCCGCGCATGGCCCTGACCGCCACCGCTGACATGCGGACCCGCGAGGAGATGGTCCAGCGCCTGCACCTGCAGAATGCCGAGCGCTTCCTCTCCAGCTTCGACCGGCCGAACATCTTCTACCGCATCGTCGCCAAGGATCAGCCGCGCAAGCAGTTGCTGGGCTTCCTCGCCGAGCGCCGCGGCGATGCCGGCATCGTCTACTGCCTGTCGCGCAAGAAGGTGGAAGAGGTGGCGTCCTTCCTCTCCGCGCAGGGTTTTCCGGCGCTGCCGTACCACGCGGGGTTGTCCAACGACCTGCGGGCCTACCACCAGAAGCGCTTCCTCAACGAGGAAGGGCTGATCATGGTCGCAACCATCGCCTTCGGCATGGGCATCGACAAACCCAACGTGCGTTTCGTCGCCCACCTGGACCTGCCCAAGTCCCTGGAAGCCTATTACCAGGAAACCGGCCGCGCCGGCCGTGACGGCCTGCCGGCCGATGCCTGGATGGCCTACGGTCTGCAGGACGTGTTGCTGCTCAAGCAGATGCTGAGCAACTCCGAGGGCGACGAGCGCCACAAGCGCATCGAACAGCACAAGCTGGATGCCATGCTCTCGCTCTGCGAAGAGACCCGCTGCCGTCGCCAGACCCTGCTGGCCTACTTCGACGAAGAACTGGCCCAGCCCTGCGGCCACTGCGACATCTGCACCGATGGCGTGCAGACCTGGGACGCCACCGAGCCGGCGCGCCTGGCGCTCTCGGCCATCCACCGCAGCGGCCAGCGCTATGGCGTCGGCCACCTGGTGGACCTGCTGCTGGGGCGCGATAACGAGAAAGTGCGTTCCGCCGGCCATCAGCACCTGTCGGTGTTCGGCATGGGCAAGCAGTTGTCCGAAGCCGAGTGGCGCACCCTGTACCGCCAGTTGGTCGCCCGTGGCCTCGCGGACGTCGACCTGGAGGGGTTCGGCGGCCTGCGCCTGACCGAAGCCTGCCGCCCGCTGCTGCGGGGCGAAGTCAGCCTGGAACTGCGCCGCGACCTGTCCAGCAAGGCGCCCAAGCCGACCGCCAGCGCCGCCAGCCAATTGGTGCGGGGCGAGGAGCGCGAGCAGTGGGAGGCCCTGCGCACGCTGCGTCGCAAACTGGCGGAAGAACACAGCGTTCCGCCCTACGTCATCTTCCCTGATGCGACTCTGCTGGAAATGCTGCGCAGCCAGCCGCGCAGTCTGTCCGAGATGGCCCGGGTCAGCGGCGTGGGCGCGCGCAAGCTGGAGCGCTACGGCGAGGCCTTCCTCGAAGTGCTCAATGGCGCCGGCGAGGCGCCGCGCGCGGTTACCGACCTGCGCCATGAGCTGGTCAGCCTGGCGCGTGCGGGCATGACGCCCGCGCAGATCGCCCGCCAGCTCAACTGCAGCGAAAAGAACGTCTACAGCCTGCTGGCCGAAACCATCGGCAACCAGCAGCTCAGCCTGGAGCAGGCGCTGGACCTGCCGGAAGACCTGCTGGGCGAAATCCAGGACGCCTTCCTCGATGGCGAAGGCGAGTTGCCGCCCGTGGCGGAAGTGGCCGCACTGTTCTCCGGTCGGGTGCCCGATGGCGTGCTGCACTGCGTGCGGGCTGCCCTGGAGGCGGAGTTCGAGGCCTGATCGGCTGCTGTCGAGGTTCGCGTCAGGAGTATGACGGGGCAAAGCGACGAACTTGTGACGCCGCGCACGACCGGCTAAGGTGCGCCAGAGGCCTCCGACAGAAGAGGTAGATGTGTCCTACAGCAACACTGCCTGGCTTGACGATGTCCGCCCCAATCCATACGCCGATCAACTGGCCCTGGGGTTCCGGCATCTGCGTTTCGCGCGCTCCCTGGAGCGTGAATACCGCGACTATTTCCTCGAAGAGAACTTCGATCTCAAGCGCATTGCCCTGGGGCTCGGTCTGCTGACCTGGCTGGCGTTCGCCGTGCTCGATTTCTACCTGATCAGCAGCGCGGAGCGCTGGTGGATGCTGGCCGTGCGCCTGGGCGTGCTGGGGCTGCTGCTGGGATGCGGCGTGCTGATGCTGCAGCGCCGTCGTCGCGATCTCCTGGCGCCGTTGAGCCTGGTCTGCATCGGCGCCCTCGGTATCGGCGCGGGCGCGGTGGTGGCCATTGCCCACCGCAGCGATCCGTCCTTTCCCTATGAGGGGCTGCTGCTGGTGTGCATGGCGGCCTATTTCCTGGTGGGGCTCCGCCTGGGGGAGGCATTGGGTGTTTCCCTGGTGATCCTGCTGGCCTATGTGGGGCTGGAGATCTGGGCCGGGCTGCCCTGGCCGAGGTTGGTCAACAACCTGCTGTTCCTGCTGTTCGGCAACCTGGCGGGGGCGGTCGGCTGTTACCTGCTGGAGTTCAAGTCCCGCGAGCACTTTCTCATCAGCCGGCTGATGCGGGTGTTGGCCGACCACGACAGCCTGACCGGGCTGTACAACCGCCGCAGCTTCAATCGACAACTGGAACGCCTGTGGCGCCAGGCCCAGCGGGAAAAACTCGGGTTGGCGCTGCTGCTTTGCGATGTGGACCATTTCAAGGCCTACAACGACCGCTACGGCCACCAGGCCGGCGACCAGGTGCTGCAGCAGGTGGCGCGGGTGCTGGAAGGCACCGCGCGCCGTCCCCTGGACATGGCGGTGCGCCTGGGGGGCGAGGAGTTCGCCGTGCTGCTTTATGACGTCGGCGAACAGGAAGCGCGGCGCTGCGCGGAGAGGCTGCGCGCGGCGCTGGAGGCGCAGGCTATTTGCCATGAGGCCTCGCCCACCGCGCCCGTGCTGACCATGTCCATCGGTGTGGCGTGCGTGCATCCGCTGCCGGGCATGCCACTGGCCAGGCTCTACGAGTTGTACGAGCAGGCGGATCGGGCACTCTATGAAGGCAAGGCGTTCGGCAGGAATCGCGTGGTGGCCTAGTTGGTCGCTCCGGATGGCGCGCCCCGTGACTGCCCGGCGCGCCGACCGGTGCTAGCATCGCCGCTCCTTCTGCTTCGAGCGATCCGCATGGACAAGCTGATCCAGGCCGATGGCCAGCCGCATTACGGCATCTTTCCTTCCGCGCCGGGCCTCATCAACTACCGTGACTTCGACTTCCGTTCGCCCATGGGGCGTCGCCTCGGCGCACTGGCCAAGTGGCGGCGATTCCACCAGTTCCAGTATTTCGGCCTGCTCAGCGACGAGTTGATCGGCGGTTGCGCCCTGGCCAACCTGAGCCTGGTGGGTGTCGGCTTCGTCTACCTCTTCCATCCGGCCAGTGGGCGCATGATCGAACGGCAGTTCAAGCTACCGCTCGGGTTGGGTACGTCATTCTCCCAGCAGCCGGACGGGGGCACCGGCGAATTGCGCCAGGGGCGCAATCTGCTGCGCTTGGAAAACTGCGCTGAAACCGGCGAAAAGCGCCTTCTGGTGGCGCTCGACGACGGTACTCGCATCGATGCCCGTTTCAACGAGCGCCAGCCGGCCTTCCAGCCCATGTGCATCTGCACGCCGACGGCGGTGAATGGCTGGGTCTATGCGCAAAAGGTGGCGGGTGTGGCGTGCCAGGGGCAGGTCAGCAGCGACCTGGGGCGATTCGATCTCGGCCAGATAGGCGCCTTCGCCCATCACGACTGGTCGGCCGGCTACATGCGCCCGGAAACCCACTGGAATTGGGCCTGCCTGTCAGGCCTGGCGGAGGGCCGGCGGGTCGGCCTGAACCTGTCCTGCGGGGTGAACGAAACCAGCTTCACCGAAAACTGCTTCTGGCTGGATGGCGAGCTGCTCAAGGTGGATACCGTGCGCTTTGCCTTCGATCGCGACCAGCCGTTGAGCACCTGGAGCATCGCGTCCCACGACGGCCAGGTGGACCTGCGATTCGAGGGCGAGGGGTTGCACCGGGAGCGGCTGAACCTCGGTTTCATTGCAAGCAATTTCAAGCAGGTCTTCGGCCGCTTCAGCGGCACCCTGCGTCCGCCGGGACGTCCGCCAGTGCGCATCGACCAGATGTGGGGGTTCGTCGAGGACCAGTATGTGAAGTGGTAGGGCAGGGGGCTTGCCCGCGGCTTTCGGCTATGATTAGCTGGCTAATTATTAGTATAAGAAGTCCGAGTCATTTCGATGTCCTACCCCGATCAACACCGTTTCGCCATGCAGCTTGCCCAGATGTCCCGCGCATGGCGCGCCGAACTCGATCGCCGCCTCGCCGGCATGGGGCTGTCCCAGGCCCGCTGGCTGGTGCTGCTGCATCTTTCCCGTTTCCAGGAATTGCCGACCCAGCGTGAGCTGGCCAAGAGCGTCGGCGTGGAAGGGCCGACCCTGGCCCGCCTGCTGGACAGCCTGGAAGCCCAGGGCCTGATCCAGCGCATGGCGGTTGTCGAAGACCGCCGGGCGAAAAAGATCGCCCTGTGCCCGCCGGCCCGTCCCCTGATCGAGCGGATCGAGGCCATTTCCAGCCAACTGCGCCAGGAACTCTTCGCGGGTATCGACGACGACGAACTGCGTCACTGCCAACAGGTTCACGCACGGATACTGGCGAACCTGGACCGCCTCTGATGGGGCAGGATCTGGAAGCGCTGCACCAGCGCTTCGGGGCCCGGTATCCGCAGTGGCTGCTGGGCCTGCTCATGCTCGGCAGCATGGCGATGATCCTCGCGTCCACCAGCATCAACGTCGCCTTGCCGGCGATCATGGCCGATTTCCACATCGGCCGCCCGTTGGCGCAATGGCTTTCCACCGGTTTTCTCGCCTCCATGACGGCCGGCCTGCTGCTGGCGGCCTGGTGCCAGGCACGCCTGGGCGCACGGCGTACGGTACAGCTCGGACTTGGCCTGTTCAGCCTGGCTTCACTGCTGGCCCTGGCGGCCACTTCCGCCTGGCAATTGATTGCCCTGCGCATCCTCATGGGCGCCTGCGCCGGCATCATCCAACCGCTGGCGATGGTGCTGATTTTTCGGGTCTATACCGACGGTGGTCGGGGCATGGCCCTGGGCATCTATGGCCTGGGCGTCATGGTGGCGCCCACCCTGGGGCCGACCGTCGGCGGCTACCTGATCGACCACTTCGGCTGGGGTGCGGTGTTCTGGCTGCCCCTGCCGCTGTGCCTGCTGGCGCTGATCGGGGCCCGGTGGCTGATGCCCAGCGAGCGGAACCGCAGTACGCCAGGCGTCGATCTGCCCGCCTTCCTCCTGCTCTGCGTTGCCCTGTTCGCCTTGCTCGGCGCGTTGGCGGAGGCCCAGCGTTATGGCTGGCTGGCGCCGAATACCTGGCTGCCCGGGCTGCTGGGCCTTGGCTGCGCCGTGGCCTTCCTGCGTCGCAGCCGTGCCTGCGCGCGGCCCCTGCTGCCGATGCAGCTGTGGCGTCACGCAGCATTCCGCAAGGCCAGCTGGGTGGCTCTGGTGCTGGGGCTGGGGTTGTACGGTTCCACCTACCTGATTCCACTCTTCCTGCAGACGGTGGAAGGCTATAGCGCGGGCCAGGCCGGTCTGCTGCTGTTGCCGACCGGCGTGGTACTGGGGCTGGCGTCCTTCCTCGGCGGTTGGGCCAGTGACCGTCTGGCGGCGGCGTCCCTGCTGGTGGTCGGCCTGCTGGTGTTCGCCCTGTCCTCGGCGGCCCTGGGGTTGGCGGGGGCGGGCGCTTCCTTCTGGGTGCTCTGTGGCTGGGCCTGTGTCGGCCGGCTCGGGCTGGGGCTGCTGCTGCCGGCCATGAGCACCGGCGCGCTGGACGTCCTCAGTGCGGAGGAACTGGCGCTGGGCGCGGGCGCCATCACCTTCGTCCGTCAGTTGGGCGGCGCCTTCGGGGTCAACCTGCTGACGTTCTTCCTGGAGTGGCGCCATGCCGCCGAAGGGGGCGATGCCGCAGCCGAAGCCCTGGCTTTCGAGCAAAGTTTCTGGCTGGTTGCGCTACTCTTCCTGTTGGCGGTGGTGCCGGCCAGGGGCGTGCGGCCTGCACGAAAATGAGCATGCAAATCGCACGATGAAAAAAATGTCAAGCCCCCTGGCGAAATATTCCGAATAGTGGAGTAAGCTACAACGAAGGTCTGTGGCCAGCTGCCATTACGCCGGATGAGGGAGAGAAAGGTCCGGCGCTACAGGTTTCAGGTGGAGTGGACAGGGAGCGACATTCCACTGTCATGCAGCTTTGAGGTCAGCGTGTTCCACCACGTTTCAGGGGTGCCCGATTGCGGCATCAGGGGCGTGATTCGTGAGTGCGATTGGCCGGGGAGGACATATGGCGAGGGTTCACAAGCTTCTTCTCACGCTTGCTTCCGGGTCTGCGCTCTATTCAGGCCTGGTACCAGCGCTGGGGCTAGGCGAGATAACCCTGCACTCCGCTCTCAATCAGCCGCTGGATGCCGAAATCGAGCTGCTTGAGGTCGGTGACCTGAGCGACAGCGAAATCAAGGTCAGCCTGGCGTCGGCCGATGCGTTCGAGCGTGCCGGCGTCGATCGTTTCATCTTCCTCAACGACCTTCGTTTCAGTCCGGTGATCCGCGGTTCCAGCAGCCGCATCCGCGTGGTGTCCAATAAACCCGTCCGCGAACCCTACCTGAATTTCATCGTCGAAGTGGCGCGCCCCAATGGCAAGCTGCTGCGTGAATACACTTTGCTGCTGGACCCGCCCGGTTCCGCCTTTACCGCGAGCGCCGCCGCGGTCAGCCCGGCGCGCGAGGTGTCCGCCGCCACGGGTCGGGGTGCATCGGTACAAGCTGGGCCGGCGCCTGCCGCAACCGAAGGCAAGCGCTACCAGGTTGTGCGGGGTGACAGCCTGTGGCTGATTGCCAAGCGCGTCAGCGTCGGCAGCGGCTTCTCCCAGCAGCAGATGCTGGAAGGCATCTTTGCTCTGAATCCCCAGGCATTCCCCGGCGGCGACATCAATCGACTGCATGTCGGTCAGTCGTTGCTACTGCCGGACCGCGCAGTGCAGGTCGGCGCCCCGTCGGCCCCCGTGGTCGAGGCTCCCGCTGCTGCGCCGAGCGAGGCAGCGGCGCCTGCCGTGGCGACACCGACCGCGCCGACCCTGGATGTGCTGAACCAGGCCCAGGAACGGGTGGACGCCAGCATGGCCCAGGTCGAGGCCGAGCGTGTTGAGTTGCGCCAGCACATCGCCGAACTCCAGGCCAGGCTGGATGCGATGCAGCAGCAGTTGGACGGCAGCGACCAGCAGATGACTGCCCTGCAGGCGCAGATCCAGCAACGCACCGCCGAGCCGGCCGTCCCGGTCGCCCGCGAAGCCGCCCCGGTCCAGCCAGCCGTTGCGGTGATTCCCAAGGCCCAGGCGGCCGAACAGAGTGTTTCGCTGACGGCGCACGAAGGCACCACCGGTATCAGCCCGTTCTGGTGGGCGATCATGGTGTCCGGCCTGGTTCTGTTGTTCCTGCTGGATTGGGTACTACTGCGCCGCTCCCGCCGCGCGGCCCAGGAGCAGGAGCTGGAAGAAGCCCAGACCAGCGGCAAGGCCAAGGTGGCCTTCCAGCATCGTCGTCAGGAGGTTCAGCCGGTCACCCCGGAACTGCCGGAAGTGGCTCCGGTCGCCAAGGTACAGAGCGCTCCGATGCCGGCCGTTCAGGCCCGCGATACGCGAGTCAGCGCCGATGCCCTGGACGGCGCCAATATCTACATCGCCTATGGCCGCTGGCGCGAAGCCCTGGCCGTGTTGCGCCCGGCTGTCGCCCAGGAGCCCCAGCGCCTGGAGCTGCGTTACCGCCTGCTGGAAGTTCTCGGCGAGCTGCGTGACCCGGTGGCCTTCACCCTCGAAGAAGCCGCTCTGCGCGATGTGGGCGCCGACGAACAACGCCTGGCCGCCATTTGCGCCCGTTATGCGGATGTCGGGTCGGCAGGGAGCGCACCGAGCGACCCCGTCTTCGTACTGGACGAAGCCCCCTCGTCCCTGTCCGCAGCGAGCAACGAACCCATCGACGGCCCGCAGTCCGACTTCGATGGCTATCCGCTGGATGCCGACTGGGAACAGGTCAGCCCGTTCAAGACCGCCGAGCCCAAGCGCAAGGCGAGCGTGGTCCGAGCCTTCCCGACCGTGGAGGACGACGCCGCCTTCCCCACCAACCTGCAGGAGCTGCCGGAAGTCTTCGAACTGACCCTGGATGCCGACACCCTGAGCCCGTTCGGCGAATTGCCGGAGCTGCCGCAGGCCGAGAGCCTGGACGGGTTCGCCGACGAGTTCGTCGATCCCCTGGTCAGCCTGGACGAGCTGGACAAGCTGGATGCCCGTCAGGAGAACCTCACGAAACTCAACCTGGCGCTGGCCTACATCGAGCAGGGCAATATCGAGGCGGCCTGCAGCATCCTCAACGAGGTCATCAGCGAAGGCGACGACCAACTGAAACAGGAGGCGCGTGACCTGCTGGCGAAGATTGCCTGAAGCCTGTCGGCCTGAACGAAAGAGCCCGGACCTGGTCCGTAATGCTGTTCACTTAAGCGGAGCAGCCTTGCGGTCCACCGGGTAGCGGGTCTTGGAAATCTTTACCGTCCTGGGTCTTGATGGCTTGGGGCGGTGATCCAGAAACAGCCCGCCAATACCGGCTCGCAACTCCGACAGGCGGCGGCCCGTGGCCGAAATCGGGTTGGCCGCCGCCATCACGATCAATTGCACGGCGATATAGTGAGCCACCGGCTTGAAGCGGATGTCGGCGGGTGAGCGGCCGAAGGCGACTGCCGCCTGACCGGCCTCACGGCGGATGATGTTGTAGGCCAGCAACAATCCCCAGACCTCCTGGTAGACCAACGCCTTGACCTTGCTGCGCAGGGTCACCGCATTCTGCTGCAGGGAACTCTTGATGTTCCGGAAACCCAGTTCGATCTCCCAGCGCTCCCGGTACAGTGTGGCGACCGCCTTGGCGCTGTAGCGCTCGGCCGGCAGCGAGGTCAGAACGGTTTTTACCTTGCCCTGGACTTCGTAGCTGACCTCGCGCACCTCCCAGTGCGTGGGTAGGTTCGGGTTACGGTTTCGCGCCTGGGGCGACACCTTCATGCGCAACAGGCGATCCCCTTTGCCATAACGCGTCACTTCCTCGCTGACTAGGCCCTGGCGGGCCGGGATCAACCAATGTCGGTGGTCACCGCCCTTGTTCAACCCCAACAGCAAGTCGGCGCTCCAGAACCCCTTGTCGAACAAGGTCACCGAATGGTCGGGAATCTGCTGCACAAAGGCATCGGCCAAACGCATTTCACTGCGCCGGTATGGGCTCAGCTGGGCATCCAGAATCAAGTGCGAGCGCACATTCATCAGGGCCACGAGCCGCAGCATGGGGAACGGCGTCTGACGGTCGGTGGCGGTATTGCCAGAGCCGAAATGCTCCCGCAGTTCGGGTGTATCCGGGGTGCGCAGCAGTGCACCATCCACCGCCAACACCTGCAGGCCCTGCCAGGTATCGCCGTCATAGCGCTCACACCCCCATTGCTGACCCGTCTGGCGAAACAGCCATTCAACCGGATCGGCCCCCAGCCGTTTGCGTGCCTCGGTGACCCCACTTCTGGCCAGCAGGTGGTCGGAGGCCAGACCCTGGGCGCAGATGTTCAGGCGCCGCGCCACCTCATGGACCGGCTCGTCGCGGAACAAGGCCATGCCGAGCACCAGCCAGAGCACCTGATCACTGGGCAGGCGCCGGCGGCGGATGGTGGCTTGGGCAGAAAGGTCCAGCGCCGAGGCCACCCACTCGATCGGGATGTTTTGGGTGAAGGTGCTCAAGTCGGAGAAGTTGAACAACTCGCCCAGGTCGAGCAACTGCTGTTGAAAGGACATAAAAAATCCGATGCCAGAGGTCTGGCATCGGATTCTCGGGGAGCCTCGGCTGCAGCTCAAATGCTTATGTGAACAGCATTACGGACCTGGTCCGGGCTTTTTCGTCTGGGATTCAATCCGCAGCGCGCCGGGGAGCGGGCTGAGGCCGCCCGATCATCCGTTTGGCCGCCAGCACGAGCCAGCAGGCGAGGATGAAGGGTGCCGTCATGGCGGGCAGGCCGAGGACGGCGAAACCCGGTTGCAGGACGACGCCCAGGAGGATGCCGGCCAGCGCGCACCAGGGGCGGCGGAAGTCCTTGCCGAGGGCGAGGGCGATGAGTGCGCCGTTAAGGCTGAACAGACCGCCGAGCGACGCTTGCAGGGGCATACCCAGCGCGATGGCGAAGAGCAGCGCGACGACTGAACCCAGCAGTGCCCAGAGCCCGACGCGCCAGCCAGCGAGGAACAACGCACCGAGTACCAGCGCGCCGGACAGGGGCTGGTCGAGGAAAATCACCTGGCCAATGCCGCGCAGCACCGCAAGCGGCGTGTCGATCCAGCCAGGCTCAAACGCGGTGGCCGCGCTGAGGGTGGGCGTCAGCTCCAGCGGGCCGCCCAGGGCCAGCAGCAGCCAGCCGAGCGCGACGAAGGGCGACGTGTAGGCGCGCAGCCAATTGTGCTGGCGTAGCGCATTCAGCAGTGCGTTGAGCAGCAGGCTGGACAGGCCGGCGGCGCAGAGAATCAGCAGCGCCAGGTAAAGCGAGGCTTCGAAGCGCGCGCTGAGTAGCAGGCCAAGGAGCACGCCGTTGTAGCCGTAGAGCCCGGCTTCGATGTCGTTGGGGCTGTAGCGACGACGTACGGCGGTGAGCCAGGAGGCGCCGCCGCCGAGCAAGGCGCCGCCCAGGAGGCTGGGTGCGCCCACGGCGATGGCGAGCAGGATCAACGCCCCGCAGGCCGGATGGCGCTGGAGGAAAATCTGGCTGAAGCCGTTGAGTTGGGCGCAAGCCCAGCTACGGACTTCGGGTCGTAAAGGCAGTCGGTACATGGCAGCTTGAAAAAAGCAGCGCCCCGGTGAAAGGGCGCCTATTCACCGGCGGTGGCCAGTGGGGATTTCCGTCATCGCCCGGCCTCGGGGCCGGTGCGGGGCGCGCGTGGTCTCTGCGGACTTCGTCGCGCCGGTGTTTCTTCAGTTCAGGGTTTCGATCCGCAGGCTGTTGGTGCTGCCCGGCTGGCCGAAGGGGACGC contains:
- a CDS encoding FimV/HubP family polar landmark protein, whose protein sequence is MARVHKLLLTLASGSALYSGLVPALGLGEITLHSALNQPLDAEIELLEVGDLSDSEIKVSLASADAFERAGVDRFIFLNDLRFSPVIRGSSSRIRVVSNKPVREPYLNFIVEVARPNGKLLREYTLLLDPPGSAFTASAAAVSPAREVSAATGRGASVQAGPAPAATEGKRYQVVRGDSLWLIAKRVSVGSGFSQQQMLEGIFALNPQAFPGGDINRLHVGQSLLLPDRAVQVGAPSAPVVEAPAAAPSEAAAPAVATPTAPTLDVLNQAQERVDASMAQVEAERVELRQHIAELQARLDAMQQQLDGSDQQMTALQAQIQQRTAEPAVPVAREAAPVQPAVAVIPKAQAAEQSVSLTAHEGTTGISPFWWAIMVSGLVLLFLLDWVLLRRSRRAAQEQELEEAQTSGKAKVAFQHRRQEVQPVTPELPEVAPVAKVQSAPMPAVQARDTRVSADALDGANIYIAYGRWREALAVLRPAVAQEPQRLELRYRLLEVLGELRDPVAFTLEEAALRDVGADEQRLAAICARYADVGSAGSAPSDPVFVLDEAPSSLSAASNEPIDGPQSDFDGYPLDADWEQVSPFKTAEPKRKASVVRAFPTVEDDAAFPTNLQELPEVFELTLDADTLSPFGELPELPQAESLDGFADEFVDPLVSLDELDKLDARQENLTKLNLALAYIEQGNIEAACSILNEVISEGDDQLKQEARDLLAKIA
- a CDS encoding IS4 family transposase → MSFQQQLLDLGELFNFSDLSTFTQNIPIEWVASALDLSAQATIRRRRLPSDQVLWLVLGMALFRDEPVHEVARRLNICAQGLASDHLLARSGVTEARKRLGADPVEWLFRQTGQQWGCERYDGDTWQGLQVLAVDGALLRTPDTPELREHFGSGNTATDRQTPFPMLRLVALMNVRSHLILDAQLSPYRRSEMRLADAFVQQIPDHSVTLFDKGFWSADLLLGLNKGGDHRHWLIPARQGLVSEEVTRYGKGDRLLRMKVSPQARNRNPNLPTHWEVREVSYEVQGKVKTVLTSLPAERYSAKAVATLYRERWEIELGFRNIKSSLQQNAVTLRSKVKALVYQEVWGLLLAYNIIRREAGQAAVAFGRSPADIRFKPVAHYIAVQLIVMAAANPISATGRRLSELRAGIGGLFLDHRPKPSRPRTVKISKTRYPVDRKAAPLK
- a CDS encoding urea transporter; translation: MYRLPLRPEVRSWACAQLNGFSQIFLQRHPACGALILLAIAVGAPSLLGGALLGGGASWLTAVRRRYSPNDIEAGLYGYNGVLLGLLLSARFEASLYLALLILCAAGLSSLLLNALLNALRQHNWLRAYTSPFVALGWLLLALGGPLELTPTLSAATAFEPGWIDTPLAVLRGIGQVIFLDQPLSGALVLGALFLAGWRVGLWALLGSVVALLFAIALGMPLQASLGGLFSLNGALIALALGKDFRRPWCALAGILLGVVLQPGFAVLGLPAMTAPFILACWLVLAAKRMIGRPQPAPRRAAD